The following nucleotide sequence is from Pandoraea thiooxydans.
GCCGCTGCTCAATCAGGCGTGCGCCGACCGGTCGCCGTGAATTGCATCAATTCGCCGTGGCCACACGCAGTGCCGGACTGTAGCGCAGCATGTCGAAGAAGCCGTCGGCCATTGCGCTGGCCTCGGCCTCGAGATCGAAGCTGCGCGGCAGGAACAGCCAATTACTGATCAGGCCGGTGAGCATCGCGTGCATCAGCACGGCGGCGCGGCGCGTATCGAGGTCGGCCGGCAATTGCCCCAGGGATACCGCGTCGCACAGACAACGCTCCATGCGGTTGCGCCCGTCGGCGCAAGCCTCCTGGTGGCGCTCCATCACCGGACCCATTTCCTCGGTGTATTCGCACTTGTGAAACAGGATGTCGAGCACCCGGCGGCGGTGCGGATTGCGCGCCGTCTCGCACAAAACCTGGGTGAATACGCGGCGTAGCGTCTGGGCGGGATCCGGGTCGGGATCGCTGATGCGGCAACGCTCGACCATGGTTTCCATCGGCAGCCGAATGCGGTCGAACATGGCCGTGAAAAGATCCGCCTTGTTCTTGAAATGCCAGTAAATCGCACCGCGCGTGACGCCCGCGGCCGTCGCGATATCGGCCAGCGAGGTGCGCGAGACACCCTGCTCGAAAAACACCTGTTCGGCGGCATCGAGAATCTGGTGACGGGTTTCGAGAGCCTCTTC
It contains:
- a CDS encoding TetR family transcriptional regulator; translated protein: MVRRTKEEALETRHQILDAAEQVFFEQGVSRTSLADIATAAGVTRGAIYWHFKNKADLFTAMFDRIRLPMETMVERCRISDPDPDPAQTLRRVFTQVLCETARNPHRRRVLDILFHKCEYTEEMGPVMERHQEACADGRNRMERCLCDAVSLGQLPADLDTRRAAVLMHAMLTGLISNWLFLPRSFDLEAEASAMADGFFDMLRYSPALRVATAN